In Felis catus isolate Fca126 chromosome A3, F.catus_Fca126_mat1.0, whole genome shotgun sequence, a single genomic region encodes these proteins:
- the MCFD2 gene encoding multiple coagulation factor deficiency protein 2 isoform X3, with protein sequence MRSLRLLRTPFLCGLLWAFCAPGAGAEEPGASFSHPGSVGLDKNTVHDQEHIMEHLEGVINKPEAEMSPQELQLHYFKMHDYDGNNLLDGLELSTAITHVHKEIYPDLELRKPATQKCQKERT encoded by the exons ATGAGATCTCTGCGGCTGCTCAGAACCCCCTTCCTGTGTGGTCTGCTCTGGGCCTTCTGTGCTCCAGGTGCCGGGGCTGAGGAGCCTGGGGCCAGCTTCTCCCATCCTGGCAGCGTGGGCCTGGATAAGAATACAGTGCACGACCAAGA GCATATCATGGAGCATCTAGAAGGTGTCATCAACAAACCAGAGGCGGAGATGTCCCCACAAGAACTGCAGCTCCATTATTTCAAAATGCATGATTATGATGGCAATAATTTGCTTGATGGCCTGGAGCTGTCTACAGCCATCACTCACGTCCATAAGGAG ATCTATCCAGACTTGGAGCTAAGGAAGCCAGCAACCCAGAAATGCCAAAAGGAGCGCACATAA
- the MCFD2 gene encoding multiple coagulation factor deficiency protein 2 isoform X1, whose amino-acid sequence MRSLRLLRTPFLCGLLWAFCAPGAGAEEPGASFSHPGSVGLDKNTVHDQEHIMEHLEGVINKPEAEMSPQELQLHYFKMHDYDGNNLLDGLELSTAITHVHKEEANEQAPPMSEAELINLIDGVLRDDDKNNDGYIDYAEFAKSLQ is encoded by the exons ATGAGATCTCTGCGGCTGCTCAGAACCCCCTTCCTGTGTGGTCTGCTCTGGGCCTTCTGTGCTCCAGGTGCCGGGGCTGAGGAGCCTGGGGCCAGCTTCTCCCATCCTGGCAGCGTGGGCCTGGATAAGAATACAGTGCACGACCAAGA GCATATCATGGAGCATCTAGAAGGTGTCATCAACAAACCAGAGGCGGAGATGTCCCCACAAGAACTGCAGCTCCATTATTTCAAAATGCATGATTATGATGGCAATAATTTGCTTGATGGCCTGGAGCTGTCTACAGCCATCACTCACGTCCATAAGGAG GAAGCGAATGAACAGGCACCACCAATGAGTGAAGCCGAACTGATTAATCTAATAGATGGTGTTTTGAGAGACGATGACAAAAACAATGATGGATACATTGACTATGCGGAATTTGCAAAATCACTGCAGTAG
- the MCFD2 gene encoding multiple coagulation factor deficiency protein 2 isoform X4 → MRSLRLLRTPFLCGLLWAFCAPGAGAEEPGASFSHPGSVGLDKNTVHDQEHIMEHLEGVINKPEAEMSPQELQLHYFKMHDYDGNNLLDGLELSTAITHVHKEGDLLRQNLQGLLLHTRA, encoded by the exons ATGAGATCTCTGCGGCTGCTCAGAACCCCCTTCCTGTGTGGTCTGCTCTGGGCCTTCTGTGCTCCAGGTGCCGGGGCTGAGGAGCCTGGGGCCAGCTTCTCCCATCCTGGCAGCGTGGGCCTGGATAAGAATACAGTGCACGACCAAGA GCATATCATGGAGCATCTAGAAGGTGTCATCAACAAACCAGAGGCGGAGATGTCCCCACAAGAACTGCAGCTCCATTATTTCAAAATGCATGATTATGATGGCAATAATTTGCTTGATGGCCTGGAGCTGTCTACAGCCATCACTCACGTCCATAAGGAG GGTGACCTACTGAGGCAGAATCTCCAGGGACTCCTTCTGCACACCAGAGCTTGA
- the MCFD2 gene encoding multiple coagulation factor deficiency protein 2 isoform X2, translating to MRSLRLLRTPFLCGLLWAFCAPGAGAEEPGASFSHPGSVGLDKNTVHDQEHIMEHLEGVINKPEAEMSPQELQLHYFKMHDYDGNNLLDGLELSTAITHVHKEALLTQGDLLRQNLQGLLLHTRA from the exons ATGAGATCTCTGCGGCTGCTCAGAACCCCCTTCCTGTGTGGTCTGCTCTGGGCCTTCTGTGCTCCAGGTGCCGGGGCTGAGGAGCCTGGGGCCAGCTTCTCCCATCCTGGCAGCGTGGGCCTGGATAAGAATACAGTGCACGACCAAGA GCATATCATGGAGCATCTAGAAGGTGTCATCAACAAACCAGAGGCGGAGATGTCCCCACAAGAACTGCAGCTCCATTATTTCAAAATGCATGATTATGATGGCAATAATTTGCTTGATGGCCTGGAGCTGTCTACAGCCATCACTCACGTCCATAAGGAG GCGCTTCTCACACAGGGTGACCTACTGAGGCAGAATCTCCAGGGACTCCTTCTGCACACCAGAGCTTGA